In a single window of the Dreissena polymorpha isolate Duluth1 chromosome 3, UMN_Dpol_1.0, whole genome shotgun sequence genome:
- the LOC127874012 gene encoding tripartite motif-containing protein 2-like, translating to MATGSRSQRESVLGASLILKNLECSICMETFTNPKDLECGHTFCEECIQEIITRAHNENRLKHIQCPVCRNRVRPSDKRIPPTEWARDMKTNYALLQLLDIIRVKDDDVPLSVTLPERTVASVENNDETLEDDVRKNLRDLVRCRAHGNAELQFYCKTHSALMCFTCRSRHSKVCPVIPIAKLVQKENIDAMRLSHVNKMAEIATMLESATYEMEKNLDETRAEFSEFKPKLDDLKKRFHKLISDLAIKINPQEFMAITQRQQHKVDELKSLQQILKIKITELMTIEDMRNSAHQFISLTIFIQEIVYLERAVSSAIEGVRVLEMRHVGIDAMTTLAKLGTDILGEIHLKTEHLRRRKSV from the coding sequence ATGGCGACGGGGAGTAGAAGCCAGCGCGAATCGGTGTTGGGAGCATCTCTAATACTCAAAAACCTTGAATGTTCTATTTGTATGGAAACATTCACCAATCCTAAAGACCTCGAGTGTGGGCATACCTTTTGCGAAGAATGCATTCAGGAAATCATCACTCGGGCGCACAACGAAAACAGACTCAAACACATACAGTGCCCAGTTTGTCGCAACAGAGTACGACCGTCCGATAAAAGAATACCCCCAACGGAGTGGGCGCGAGACATGAAAACAAACTATGCACTGTTGCAGTTGCTAGATATAATACGTGTCAAAGATGACGATGTTCCATTGTCTGTTACGTTGCCTGAAAGGACTGTTGCTTCTGTCGAAAACAATGATGAAACTTTAGAGGATGACGTTCGAAAGAATTTAAGAGACCTTGTTCGATGTCGCGCTCACGGAAATGCGGAGCttcaattttattgcaaaaccCATTCGGCGCTTATGTGTTTTACTTGTCGAAGCAGACATTCAAAAGTTTGCCCGGTCATTCCGATTGCGAAACTCGTGCAAAAGGAAAATATCGACGCGATGAGATTGTCACACGTAAATAAGATGGCGGAGATAGCGACAATGTTGGAAAGCGCGACATATGAAATGGAAAAAAATCTAGACGAAACACGAGCGGAATTCAGTGAGTTCAAACCGAAACTTGACGATCTTAAGAAGAGGTTCCACAAGCTCATTTCCGATTTAGCGATAAAAATAAATCCGCAAGAGTTTATGGCGATTACACAGCGGCAACAACATAAAGTGGATGAACTAAAAAGTTTGCAGCagattcttaaaattaaaattaccGAACTGATGACCATTGAAGATATGAGGAATTCTGCTCACCAATTCATCTCCCTGACAATCTTCATTCAGGAGATAGTGTATCTTGAACGGGCCGTTTCTTCGGCAATAGAAGGCGTACGGGTCCTCGAGATGCGGCATGTTGGCATCGACGCAATGACGACATTGGCCAAACTAGGCACTGATATACTTGGAGAAATTCATTTGAAGACTGAACATCTACGACGCAGAAAAAGTGTTTGA
- the LOC127874013 gene encoding tripartite motif-containing protein 59-like encodes MATGWNRDCVPNLGNSLFWKKLECPLCDQVFTNPKDLECGHTFCDLCLKKLIAKNASCKNITCPTCKNITYPSLRSKNTADLVKGLKTNIAVQELVRCFQPEASDPDEDVLHKSSDGEGTIISTYDDDTESFMCSTHRRMPFKFFCPNHSLLMCDFCKKVHGKSCRRFVLIEDHATPEVVKAVTCTQQQEISQMKSKLKTALKDLSVNRIQLKTQFEEYSAQLSDIEKDLKKLFVKLKSKLKAETFESITNQQQEQISEIKNLLAVIDFKTNELQQIGDYRDYSDRFIRLVINKDQNVVIESSVTAVTETLTSVRMRHVGIDVMTSFLKLGGEYLGEVQFKPTRLEHRKSV; translated from the coding sequence ATGGCAACCGGTTGGAATAGAGATTGTGTACCTAACTTGGGAAACTCGTTGTTTTGGAAGAAGTTGGAATGCCCACTTTGTGATCAAGTATTCACCAACCCAAAGGACCTTGAATGTGGACATACGTTCTGTGACCTGTGTCTTAAGAAACTAATTGCGAAAAATGCATCTTGCAAAAACATCACGTGCCCCACTTGTAAAAACATCACATATCCATCCCTTCGCAGCAAAAATACGGCGGACTTGGTAAAGGGTTTGAAGACAAATATTGCGGTACAAGAATTGGTTAGATGTTTTCAACCTGAAGCTAGTGATCCAGATGAGGACGTACTTCACAAATCGAGTGATGGTGAGGGAACAATTATTTCTACATATGACGATGACACAGAGAGCTTTATGTGTTCTACGCATAGGAGGATGCCGTTTAAATTCTTTTGTCCGAACCATTCCTTGTTGATGTGTGATTTCTGTAAGAAGGTTCACGGAAAATCGTGTCGTCGATTTGTTCTAATTGAAGACCATGCAACACCAGAAGTAGTTAAAGCAGTCACTTGTACGCAACAACAAGAAATTTCTCAAATGAAATCCAAGCTGAAAACTGCCCTCAAGGATCTGAGTGTAAATCGAATTCAACTGAAAACCCAATTCGAAGAGTATTCGGCGCAGTTAAGTGACATTGAGAAAGATCTTAAGAAACTCTTCGTAAAGCTGAAATCGAAATTAAAAGCCGAAACATTTGAGTCTATAACAAACCAGCAGCAAGAACAAATATCTGAAATTAAAAACTTACTGGCAGTAATTGATTTTAAGACTAACGAATTACAACAAATAGGCGACTATCGGGACTATTCCGATAGGTTTATTCGATTAGTAataaataaagatcaaaatgtcGTTATTGAAAGCAGCGTTACAGCTGTAACAGAAACTTTGACGAGTGTGCGTATGCGTCATGTTGGAATTGATGTTATGACGTCATTCCTTAAACTTGGTGGCGAATATCTTGGCGAAGTCCAATTCAAGCCGACCAGATTGGAACATAGAAAGAGTGTGTGA